A window of Metabacillus sp. B2-18 contains these coding sequences:
- a CDS encoding flagellin N-terminal helical domain-containing protein, whose protein sequence is MYINANGLSLKLTNKMKKTETNLQKTIDKIGNGQKIRSAANDAAGLTISQKMRALSNGHNQSIRNVQDANSLVQVADGAMQEITDIVQRIRELTVQSMNGTNTEVGDRPNNLTTADTLLIQNEVDELKKDLNDIVHNTEFNTMKLLSNKTHGEFLYEDRTASKTIQLSQVGQYQYVDTAINTKGYDYIFPKMETSDLNYTYYPPTTIGGAQPVAYVGTTINDHLPRWTQDGQSIVFTSSRDGGQYIVPKDGGEVSIEGQATSTAVQKTVADNSLMRLRNSGTELILERRSSTSNSWISYQTYEYNYLDGSSGFSFSPIVENGNTSFVYSDNLGNIKKVNVDLNNQTVTSGPIELIPSSDVLKVPREDNVNKLSLPSSPDLYRMNTGDASLRVLKVNDNGERELSYWDGTGSEPTGGYYTVSGGEIEFFGDAIIGGESDDDAQDFYKFFYVSDSFQNEIFTTSIPSGAEIYNMHGEVGPRSLRIKVGGTEVTRDQLLSSRPTDVNNTTGVFVDEASGKIEFYGNLRPSYLEEVQIEYFNDVDSRNGVQTFSLTSNIDTYNLENPDLTTNRSLRVYVGGEEIEYDATKTNGYTFESGRISLYGDARSDIASNEEVKINYVYDSTSTSKDVYGIRLYDVPEVYNLGSTTSPNSIRVYRNSTEAIEYSNTNGFQYNSTTNTIELYGTSRPDVNDTYSIQMVVPTEDVSRQDGKIEIALSPSPETYGTGEPITFLVEVDGAKVEYDETKTNGYYYNSQTNRIELYGDARPEANNTSNPDVKVSYVYESSSFSRGNDSYDFQLASNTLDYGLDSIVGPQAIRVYQNGTEVPYDSENGFSYDPDINRLSLHGSYRPEFDDNPGDFRVYSLTANELVQNIPQDSYAYKVILNGEEISKAQDTTEDGYTVDGQKVEIVGNARPDVTNSLTGVSFTVQYFDSLDISLNDHMPNNYFHNYCDHETGDSLTGVEIDPSHLVVALDGNQLSIDQYSLQDSKIVLNKDMITFGAGNHTLSVDYRVRQAIGYEPNEFTFQAGANSGQNFKVEIASFDNLLRDTNIICLRTQDDAVQGLKIIDNALDFVLQELGNVGAVENRLDHIATNLSVMEENTVASMSRIQDTDMAKETMNLLKDQILSQAQQAMAVHLKQSHEQVLGLFK, encoded by the coding sequence ATGTATATCAACGCTAATGGATTATCATTAAAGTTAACTAATAAAATGAAAAAAACAGAAACCAATTTGCAGAAAACAATTGATAAGATTGGCAATGGCCAAAAAATAAGAAGTGCAGCAAATGACGCAGCAGGATTGACAATCAGCCAAAAAATGAGAGCACTGTCAAATGGTCACAATCAATCAATACGTAATGTTCAAGATGCAAATTCTCTTGTTCAGGTAGCTGATGGGGCTATGCAAGAAATAACAGATATCGTCCAACGTATTCGTGAACTAACTGTACAATCCATGAATGGAACAAACACGGAGGTTGGAGATCGACCAAATAACTTGACTACTGCCGACACACTTCTTATACAAAATGAAGTAGACGAGCTAAAAAAAGATCTAAATGACATTGTCCACAATACGGAATTTAATACAATGAAATTATTATCTAATAAAACACATGGTGAATTTCTTTATGAAGATCGTACTGCATCAAAAACCATACAATTATCTCAAGTAGGACAATATCAGTATGTTGACACTGCGATAAATACTAAGGGATACGATTATATTTTCCCTAAAATGGAAACAAGTGACTTGAATTATACCTATTATCCTCCCACAACTATAGGTGGTGCTCAACCTGTTGCTTATGTCGGTACCACGATTAACGATCATCTTCCAAGATGGACTCAAGACGGACAATCAATCGTATTTACCTCTTCACGTGATGGAGGTCAATATATTGTTCCTAAGGATGGAGGTGAGGTATCAATTGAAGGTCAGGCAACTAGTACTGCTGTACAAAAAACGGTTGCAGACAATTCATTAATGAGGCTTAGAAATAGTGGTACAGAGCTGATCTTGGAGAGACGTTCATCCACATCCAATAGCTGGATTAGTTATCAAACATATGAATACAACTACCTTGATGGTAGTTCAGGATTTAGTTTTTCTCCAATCGTTGAAAATGGGAATACTTCATTCGTATATTCGGATAACCTTGGTAACATTAAAAAAGTTAATGTGGACCTCAATAACCAAACAGTAACAAGTGGACCAATAGAGCTTATTCCCTCTTCTGATGTACTTAAAGTGCCTCGAGAAGATAATGTGAACAAACTATCACTCCCATCATCACCCGATTTATACAGGATGAACACAGGTGATGCTTCCTTAAGAGTTTTAAAGGTTAATGATAATGGAGAAAGAGAGTTGTCCTATTGGGATGGAACTGGTTCGGAACCGACCGGGGGGTATTATACGGTTTCAGGAGGAGAAATTGAATTTTTCGGAGATGCGATCATAGGTGGTGAATCAGACGATGATGCACAAGATTTTTATAAATTCTTCTATGTCTCAGATTCATTTCAAAATGAAATATTTACGACATCAATTCCTTCTGGAGCGGAAATATATAATATGCATGGAGAAGTGGGTCCACGTTCTCTAAGGATAAAAGTGGGTGGAACGGAAGTAACTCGTGATCAGCTGCTTTCTTCAAGACCAACAGATGTTAACAATACAACTGGTGTTTTTGTGGATGAAGCCAGCGGGAAAATTGAGTTTTATGGTAACCTTCGTCCTTCATATCTTGAAGAGGTACAAATTGAATATTTTAATGACGTAGATAGTCGAAACGGAGTTCAAACTTTTAGTTTAACAAGCAACATTGATACCTATAATTTAGAAAATCCGGATCTTACAACAAATCGTTCTTTACGTGTTTATGTTGGAGGGGAAGAAATAGAGTATGATGCTACTAAAACCAATGGGTATACGTTTGAAAGTGGTAGAATAAGTCTTTATGGAGATGCACGGTCAGATATTGCCTCTAATGAAGAAGTTAAGATTAATTATGTTTATGATTCAACATCTACTTCTAAAGATGTATACGGTATTAGATTATACGATGTGCCAGAAGTTTATAACTTGGGTAGTACAACGTCACCTAATTCTATACGTGTATATCGAAATTCTACAGAGGCAATCGAATATTCGAATACTAATGGATTTCAATATAATTCAACAACAAATACGATTGAGCTTTATGGGACAAGCCGCCCTGATGTAAATGATACGTATTCTATACAGATGGTTGTCCCGACAGAAGACGTTTCTCGCCAAGATGGGAAGATAGAAATTGCTTTGTCACCAAGTCCTGAAACATACGGAACAGGTGAACCAATTACATTTTTAGTTGAAGTAGATGGTGCTAAAGTAGAATATGATGAAACAAAAACTAACGGATACTATTACAACAGTCAAACTAACCGCATTGAGCTTTACGGCGATGCGCGTCCCGAAGCTAATAATACATCCAATCCTGATGTTAAAGTAAGTTATGTCTATGAGAGTAGCTCTTTTAGTAGAGGAAATGATTCTTATGATTTCCAACTTGCTTCAAATACTCTTGATTATGGACTTGATAGTATAGTAGGCCCACAAGCAATTAGAGTCTATCAAAATGGCACGGAGGTACCTTATGATTCTGAAAATGGTTTCTCATATGATCCTGATATAAATAGACTGTCCCTCCATGGTTCTTATCGTCCTGAGTTTGATGATAATCCCGGAGACTTTAGAGTGTACTCTTTAACTGCTAATGAGTTAGTGCAAAATATACCTCAGGATTCTTACGCCTATAAAGTAATTTTGAATGGAGAGGAAATTTCAAAAGCGCAGGATACTACAGAAGATGGATATACAGTAGATGGTCAGAAGGTAGAAATTGTGGGCAATGCGCGTCCTGATGTTACTAATTCACTAACGGGCGTATCATTTACAGTCCAATACTTTGATTCACTAGACATATCATTAAATGATCATATGCCTAATAACTATTTTCATAATTATTGTGACCATGAAACAGGAGATAGTTTAACAGGGGTGGAAATAGATCCTTCACATTTAGTAGTTGCCTTAGATGGAAATCAGCTATCTATAGACCAGTATTCGTTGCAGGATAGTAAGATAGTATTGAATAAGGATATGATCACTTTTGGTGCTGGAAATCATACGTTATCAGTTGACTATCGTGTTAGGCAAGCTATTGGGTATGAACCGAATGAATTTACGTTCCAAGCGGGTGCTAACTCAGGACAAAACTTCAAGGTAGAAATTGCATCTTTTGATAATTTACTAAGAGATACAAATATTATTTGTTTAAGAACCCAAGATGATGCCGTACAGGGGTTGAAAATCATTGACAATGCTCTTGATTTTGTTTTGCAAGAACTAGGAAATGTTGGTGCTGTAGAAAACCGGCTAGATCATATAGCAACTAATCTATCAGTAATGGAAGAAAATACAGTTGCCTCCATGAGTAGAATTCAAGATACTGACATGGCTAAGGAAACAATGAATCTTTTAAAGGATCAAATATTATCTCAAGCACAGCAAGCAATGGCGGTACATCTAAAACAATCTCATGAACAAGTTCTGGGGCTTTTTAAATGA
- a CDS encoding polysaccharide deacetylase family protein, with the protein MDLAIMYHYVREPEEWKGSVPISPKAFEEQIDQIGKTHEFVLPDDLTKITPKPKCVLTFDDATRDQYEIAFDIMKRKGVPGYFTVMSGPLLEGEIPVFHLVHAALSSFSEELLWDQLRDHLTQKELRALCQSNNVYAYEKSQLRRYIKYTLNFIFESKQSKDFLEKMVFNFFGSKEKFIQNMYISIKEFKKMKQAGMSIGVHGANHIPFNGRVSEYFNNEIAPCAKFIQDNLNFTPSWYTPPFGGGENKVYMREKLKKQLQLAGYKGAFTTNSGKIYDPSSFWLDRIDCNRVNLLNL; encoded by the coding sequence ATGGATTTAGCAATTATGTATCATTATGTTAGAGAGCCTGAGGAGTGGAAAGGAAGCGTACCAATTTCTCCAAAAGCATTTGAAGAACAAATTGATCAAATAGGAAAAACACATGAGTTTGTGTTACCTGATGATCTTACAAAAATTACACCTAAGCCAAAATGTGTTTTGACATTTGATGATGCTACAAGGGATCAGTATGAGATTGCTTTTGATATAATGAAAAGAAAAGGAGTGCCAGGGTATTTTACTGTTATGTCTGGTCCACTGTTAGAAGGAGAAATTCCTGTTTTCCATTTAGTACATGCAGCTCTGTCTTCATTTAGTGAAGAATTACTTTGGGACCAATTACGTGATCATCTAACTCAAAAAGAGTTAAGAGCATTGTGCCAGTCGAATAACGTTTATGCTTATGAGAAGTCCCAACTAAGGAGGTATATTAAATATACATTGAATTTTATTTTTGAATCTAAGCAAAGTAAGGATTTTTTAGAAAAAATGGTGTTTAACTTTTTTGGCTCAAAAGAAAAGTTTATACAAAACATGTATATTAGTATTAAAGAATTTAAAAAAATGAAACAAGCAGGAATGTCTATTGGAGTTCATGGAGCAAATCATATACCGTTTAATGGTAGAGTCAGTGAGTATTTTAATAATGAAATTGCTCCATGTGCAAAGTTTATTCAGGACAATCTAAATTTTACACCTTCTTGGTATACCCCTCCATTTGGTGGTGGAGAAAATAAAGTATATATGAGAGAAAAACTAAAGAAACAGTTGCAATTAGCAGGGTATAAGGGGGCATTTACAACTAATAGTGGTAAAATTTATGACCCTAGTTCATTTTGGTTGGATCGTATTGATTGTAATAGAGTAAATTTATTAAACCTTTAA
- a CDS encoding acyl carrier protein codes for MNNVSVFVLSALQKKYSIDESVDVFSLNYVESGYVDSLGIIQFVCEIEDEFGITFSDEEISSSSFHIVGELINLIESKLKEN; via the coding sequence ATGAACAATGTATCAGTGTTTGTTTTAAGTGCACTGCAGAAAAAATACAGCATTGATGAGTCAGTAGATGTCTTTTCACTAAATTATGTAGAAAGTGGTTATGTTGACTCTCTTGGTATTATTCAATTTGTTTGTGAAATTGAGGATGAATTTGGAATTACGTTCTCAGATGAAGAAATATCATCATCATCATTTCATATTGTTGGAGAATTAATAAACTTAATAGAAAGTAAACTGAAAGAAAATTAA
- a CDS encoding class I adenylate-forming enzyme family protein, protein MKTIADLFYESVRTYPEKTAIWCESKSITYQELANLVSQYSHFLISNGVAYRDHIGIPMNNSITSVALILAAANLGVGLVPINPTMPISSIRKAFAVADVKHIIARRAFFEQCDKNGGIDVEGSRICIDHQYQGTVSLLNSEEMSVERPVIKEVDGEEILIITMTSGSTGNPKPISLTQKNKYLRAFAHIDLYKITRDDKILAATPLYHSLAERLVLIPLLIGGTSVLLPRFTPNLWLDCVKEQGVTFTIAVSAQLNQIASYLSNPIELGINTLRSVVSSSALLDTKIKNELIEKLHCDFHEMYGTSEVSTVTSINFREAIHKKQSVGRTLPEADVVIFRDNGELAPTGEVGEIACMTSLICDGYYGMNETFRNSMQNGYFKTGDLGFLDEEGYLYFSGRKKELIITGGTNVYPIDIEKCVMEISAVSECAAFAFPDDRLGEIVALAIVIKEGSELNKRTVQMHAARNLADYQQPHKIFFLDELPKNAMGKLVKSKITDYIEFNNEGNG, encoded by the coding sequence ATGAAAACAATTGCAGATTTGTTCTATGAAAGTGTTAGAACATACCCGGAAAAAACAGCAATATGGTGTGAAAGTAAATCAATTACTTACCAAGAACTAGCTAATTTGGTTAGCCAATACTCTCATTTCCTAATAAGTAATGGAGTTGCTTACCGGGACCATATAGGGATTCCAATGAATAATAGTATTACCTCAGTTGCTCTAATACTAGCAGCAGCAAACCTTGGTGTTGGATTAGTTCCTATTAATCCGACAATGCCAATTAGTTCAATTAGGAAGGCCTTCGCTGTTGCTGATGTTAAGCATATAATAGCTCGTCGTGCATTTTTTGAGCAGTGTGATAAAAACGGAGGCATTGATGTGGAAGGCTCTCGTATTTGTATTGATCATCAATATCAAGGTACTGTATCTCTACTTAATTCTGAAGAAATGTCAGTGGAGAGGCCGGTCATCAAAGAAGTTGATGGTGAAGAGATCCTTATTATTACAATGACCTCTGGATCTACGGGGAATCCAAAACCTATAAGCTTAACGCAAAAAAATAAATATTTACGAGCATTTGCTCACATTGATCTATATAAAATAACGAGAGATGATAAGATTCTAGCTGCTACACCACTATATCATTCATTGGCCGAAAGACTTGTATTAATCCCGTTGTTAATTGGTGGAACTTCCGTATTATTACCAAGATTTACACCAAATTTATGGTTAGACTGTGTAAAGGAGCAGGGTGTAACATTTACTATAGCAGTGTCTGCACAGTTAAACCAGATTGCTTCATATTTATCTAATCCAATTGAATTAGGGATTAACACATTAAGAAGCGTGGTTTCTTCTTCTGCTCTACTTGACACCAAAATTAAAAATGAATTGATAGAAAAGCTACATTGCGATTTTCATGAAATGTATGGGACATCAGAAGTGTCAACAGTTACGAGTATTAATTTCAGGGAAGCAATTCATAAAAAGCAATCTGTTGGTAGGACTTTACCTGAAGCTGACGTTGTCATTTTTAGAGATAATGGAGAATTAGCTCCCACTGGTGAGGTTGGAGAAATAGCTTGTATGACTTCATTAATTTGTGATGGATACTACGGTATGAATGAAACATTTAGAAATTCAATGCAAAATGGTTATTTTAAGACTGGTGATTTAGGGTTTCTTGATGAGGAGGGTTATCTTTACTTTTCCGGTCGTAAAAAGGAATTAATCATCACAGGAGGCACTAATGTTTATCCAATAGATATAGAAAAATGTGTAATGGAAATTTCAGCTGTAAGTGAATGTGCAGCATTTGCCTTTCCGGACGATAGACTCGGGGAAATTGTTGCATTGGCAATTGTAATTAAAGAAGGTAGTGAATTGAATAAGCGGACTGTTCAAATGCACGCTGCGAGAAACCTTGCAGATTATCAACAACCACATAAGATTTTCTTTTTAGATGAATTGCCGAAAAATGCCATGGGAAAATTGGTTAAATCGAAAATTACAGATTATATCGAGTTTAATAATGAAGGGAATGGATAA
- a CDS encoding Gfo/Idh/MocA family protein, with protein sequence MKKIVVGMVGAGRATELHMHALQRVSGIPLRFKTIVARRSEQLLPAKEKYGFENASYDFDDLLNDPEIDVIDICTPPYVHEEMVIKTIKSGKHVICEKPLTGYFGDENTKAPVGDNVSKSDMYDKLIESIENLKSIIDSSDKKFMYAENFVYAPAVVKAAEIIVAKKSKILYMKGEESLKGSSSPVAGEWSKTGGGTFLRTGSHPLSAVLWLKQQEAEARGVEIFVESVLADMGRITPTLTEYEHRHIAARPNDVEDNGTVIVNFSDGSKAVVIATDVCLGGSKNYVELYCNDANINCNLTMNDLMTTYFIDEDGLDNVYLSEMLPSKTGWNKPFIADEIIRGYTDQMQDFMEAIYYDREPKSGFKLAYDTIKVTYAAYKSAEEGRKLLLN encoded by the coding sequence ATGAAGAAAATTGTAGTTGGCATGGTTGGAGCTGGACGAGCTACTGAACTCCATATGCATGCCTTACAACGGGTAAGCGGTATTCCACTGCGATTTAAAACAATTGTTGCACGGCGTTCAGAACAATTATTACCAGCAAAAGAGAAATATGGGTTTGAAAATGCATCTTATGATTTTGATGACTTGTTAAATGATCCTGAGATTGATGTGATTGATATTTGTACACCACCCTATGTACATGAAGAAATGGTAATAAAAACTATAAAGTCAGGAAAGCATGTTATATGTGAAAAACCGTTAACGGGTTACTTTGGTGATGAAAATACCAAAGCACCAGTAGGTGATAACGTCTCAAAATCAGATATGTATGACAAGCTCATTGAATCTATTGAAAACCTGAAAAGTATTATCGATTCATCTGATAAAAAGTTTATGTACGCAGAAAATTTTGTCTATGCACCGGCTGTAGTGAAGGCAGCTGAAATTATTGTTGCTAAAAAAAGTAAAATTCTCTACATGAAAGGCGAGGAAAGTCTTAAAGGTTCTAGCTCACCTGTAGCAGGTGAATGGTCTAAAACTGGAGGCGGAACATTTCTGCGAACTGGTTCACACCCTCTATCTGCAGTATTATGGCTTAAGCAACAAGAAGCCGAGGCACGCGGTGTTGAGATTTTTGTAGAGAGTGTTCTCGCTGATATGGGAAGAATAACACCAACATTAACTGAATATGAACATAGACATATTGCAGCACGTCCTAATGATGTTGAGGATAATGGTACTGTTATTGTTAATTTCTCAGACGGCTCAAAGGCTGTAGTAATAGCTACGGATGTCTGTCTTGGTGGTAGTAAAAACTATGTAGAACTCTATTGTAATGACGCAAATATAAATTGCAATTTAACAATGAATGATTTAATGACAACATACTTTATAGATGAGGACGGATTGGACAACGTCTATCTTTCTGAAATGCTTCCCTCCAAAACAGGGTGGAATAAACCATTTATCGCTGATGAAATCATTCGTGGATACACAGATCAAATGCAGGATTTTATGGAAGCAATATACTACGATAGAGAACCAAAGTCAGGATTTAAGTTGGCATACGACACTATTAAAGTGACTTATGCTGCATATAAGTCTGCAGAAGAAGGACGAAAATTATTACTAAATTAA
- a CDS encoding FkbM family methyltransferase has protein sequence MALTGASQIIKKYNPVLAICLYHSLEDYYKLPLLIKHLYPGYKLFVRHYTDMVDAETVCYAIPE, from the coding sequence ATGGCATTAACAGGCGCAAGTCAAATTATAAAGAAATACAATCCAGTCCTGGCAATTTGTCTTTACCATAGTTTGGAGGATTATTATAAGCTTCCACTACTTATAAAACATTTGTATCCAGGTTATAAATTGTTTGTTCGACATTATACTGACATGGTTGATGCCGAAACTGTTTGTTACGCAATTCCCGAATAA
- a CDS encoding acylneuraminate cytidylyltransferase family protein → MKILFTICGRAGSKGIKNKNLKEFLGFPLPYYTISAIDLYRQKNPQISSDIVLNTDSAELIKLIKDYRTLKIDVIEREASLGLDNTPKLEVIAKSLEIMKQRKSVNYDMVIDLDITSPLRTSLDVENLIKHKVNTQVDVVFSVTNSRRNPYFNMVKRTENGYVRVINSSFNSRQEAPEIYDMNASLYAYSPEFLVSGKGLFEGTCDVIKMMDTAVLDLDHENDFELMEVIGKHLFENYPLLGEVRRNIK, encoded by the coding sequence ATGAAAATCCTATTTACCATATGTGGTCGAGCTGGGTCAAAAGGAATAAAGAATAAAAATCTGAAAGAGTTTTTAGGCTTTCCCTTGCCGTATTATACGATTTCTGCAATTGATTTATATAGACAGAAAAATCCTCAAATTTCTAGTGATATTGTTTTAAATACAGATAGCGCTGAATTAATAAAATTGATTAAAGACTATCGTACCTTAAAAATTGATGTAATTGAAAGAGAAGCATCTTTAGGGTTAGATAATACACCTAAATTAGAAGTAATAGCAAAGAGTTTAGAAATAATGAAACAAAGAAAATCAGTTAACTATGATATGGTTATAGATTTAGATATAACGTCTCCACTAAGAACTTCATTAGATGTAGAAAACTTAATCAAACATAAGGTGAATACACAGGTAGATGTTGTATTTTCTGTTACAAATTCAAGAAGAAATCCATACTTTAACATGGTTAAAAGAACAGAAAATGGATATGTACGTGTAATAAATTCTTCATTTAATTCTAGGCAAGAGGCCCCAGAGATATATGACATGAATGCCTCGTTATATGCATACTCTCCCGAATTCTTAGTAAGTGGTAAAGGGTTATTTGAAGGAACATGTGATGTAATTAAGATGATGGATACAGCTGTACTAGACCTGGATCATGAGAATGATTTTGAACTAATGGAAGTGATCGGAAAGCACTTGTTTGAAAATTATCCATTACTTGGGGAAGTAAGGAGAAATATTAAATAA
- a CDS encoding Gfo/Idh/MocA family oxidoreductase, with product MKHYNIAVIGLGSIGCRHIFNIKRVLEERNITYSIDLFRSSRTGKEMDEEIEKIINKIYYDYENVQNYYDIIYVTNPTHLHFDTIKRFSSKTKHMFIEKPVFDRTDLSLDDLPLKEEGIYYVACPLRYTNVIEYLKNEYDLKKVYCARVICSSYLPAWRPHVDYRVTYSAIKEQGGGVSIDLIHEWDYINYLFGLPEQVLNIRGKYSNLEINSDDLSIYIGKYQKMAVEVHLDYFGREPIREIQLFTEEETIVGDLLKSEVRFLSSGRKLSFNETRNDYQLKEMAHFFNVIEGKKENDNDLRMALQTLKIAKDGTF from the coding sequence ATGAAGCATTATAATATTGCAGTTATTGGTTTAGGGTCCATAGGGTGTAGACATATCTTTAATATTAAAAGAGTGTTGGAAGAAAGAAACATTACGTATAGTATTGATTTGTTCAGAAGTAGTAGAACAGGAAAAGAAATGGATGAAGAGATAGAAAAAATAATAAACAAAATCTACTATGACTATGAAAATGTACAAAATTATTACGATATTATATATGTAACCAATCCAACTCATCTTCATTTTGACACAATAAAACGTTTTTCATCTAAAACAAAACATATGTTTATTGAGAAACCTGTATTTGACCGAACGGATCTTTCGTTAGATGATCTTCCATTAAAGGAGGAAGGTATCTATTATGTTGCTTGTCCATTGAGATATACCAATGTAATTGAATACCTAAAGAATGAGTATGATTTGAAGAAAGTTTACTGTGCTAGAGTCATATGCTCAAGTTATCTTCCTGCTTGGAGACCTCATGTAGATTATAGAGTAACCTATAGTGCTATAAAAGAGCAAGGTGGAGGTGTTTCTATTGATTTAATCCATGAGTGGGACTACATTAATTATTTATTTGGGCTACCAGAGCAAGTGTTAAATATAAGAGGGAAATACTCAAATTTAGAAATAAATAGTGATGATTTATCCATTTATATAGGAAAATATCAGAAAATGGCTGTGGAAGTTCATTTGGATTACTTCGGTCGAGAGCCTATAAGAGAAATTCAACTTTTTACTGAGGAAGAAACAATAGTCGGTGATTTACTAAAAAGTGAAGTTCGTTTTTTAAGTAGTGGGAGAAAGTTATCGTTCAATGAAACGAGAAATGATTATCAGTTAAAGGAAATGGCTCATTTCTTTAACGTAATAGAAGGCAAAAAAGAAAACGATAATGATTTAAGAATGGCACTACAGACTCTTAAGATAGCAAAGGATGGAACATTTTAA
- a CDS encoding Gfo/Idh/MocA family protein: MKVVVIGLGSMGKRRIRLLQRYNQTMQIFGVDKSEERRKETNEVHGIETFNTLTDLLNENKINYAFVCTSPLSHHTIITDCLNQDIHVFTELNLVHDGYERNINLAKKKDLVLFISSTFLYREEIKKIKSLVQESNGLHNYTYHVGQYLPDWHPWEHYNDFFVGDKRTNGCREIFAIELPWLVDVFGDITNVEVVKGKNSSLTINYNDHFLAIVEHTSGHKGTLAVDVVSRKAVRNLEVFGEQLYLSWNGSPQGLKVYDYEKKVDVVIDLYKEIDQLENYSHFVVENAYYNEITAFFESVNNQKKPIYSFEKDREILKLIDMIEA; this comes from the coding sequence TTGAAAGTAGTTGTAATTGGGTTAGGTTCCATGGGAAAGAGAAGAATACGATTATTACAAAGATATAATCAAACAATGCAGATATTCGGTGTGGATAAAAGTGAAGAACGTAGGAAGGAAACAAATGAAGTTCATGGTATTGAAACTTTTAATACATTAACTGACCTGTTAAATGAAAATAAGATTAATTATGCATTTGTATGTACCTCTCCTTTATCACACCATACAATTATTACTGATTGTTTAAATCAAGATATTCATGTGTTTACTGAACTGAACTTAGTTCATGATGGATATGAGAGAAATATTAATTTGGCTAAAAAAAAGGACTTAGTTTTATTTATATCATCTACATTTTTGTATAGAGAGGAAATAAAGAAGATTAAAAGTTTGGTACAAGAATCAAATGGCTTACATAATTATACATATCATGTTGGCCAATACTTACCTGATTGGCATCCTTGGGAGCATTATAACGACTTTTTCGTTGGAGACAAACGTACAAATGGTTGTAGAGAAATTTTTGCTATTGAGCTTCCCTGGTTAGTCGATGTATTCGGAGACATTACTAATGTAGAAGTAGTGAAAGGGAAAAATAGTTCTTTAACGATTAATTACAATGATCATTTTTTAGCAATTGTAGAACATACTTCCGGTCACAAGGGGACACTGGCAGTTGATGTTGTATCAAGGAAGGCCGTTAGGAACCTAGAGGTATTTGGAGAACAATTATATCTTTCTTGGAATGGCTCTCCGCAAGGTTTAAAAGTCTATGATTATGAAAAAAAAGTCGATGTTGTGATCGACCTCTATAAAGAAATAGATCAATTAGAAAACTATAGTCATTTTGTTGTTGAAAATGCATATTACAATGAAATAACTGCATTTTTTGAATCAGTGAATAATCAAAAGAAACCAATCTATTCTTTTGAGAAGGACAGAGAAATCTTAAAATTAATTGACATGATTGAGGCATGA